In Thermosynechococcus sichuanensis E542, a single genomic region encodes these proteins:
- a CDS encoding GAF domain-containing protein, producing MTSAKSSKVSPALAALVNTIKQLQQQEQIGGLIAPLVSFAKETLGMSFVWLGLYNDATKQLIGQGGTTPVGDHPFLKQKLTLAPGSLLDQVLMNRKPISLPSLKEEARLAELREAATRLGIQGTAIYPIIRHRQPLGILMIGSTTWGDTLRGDDLAHMSLLVSALGAELEGLTAAQATKTTKTAPEGKQAAAPTITSDDPVRYLLQEASRAPSLGQRIEALLLAVHQFCQPQRTSLFWRDLEQPLYRRRSYTVGKPQSRESQRQPLAITQQELAGCYTALASGQTVSVSDSQSVVSATAPLRLMQMLNCRALVATPILVGTDVVGFLTLERNEPYPWNDTEKKLLQVTAELLALAAPTERLEHLLVQTQRAQSLVSELAQAICDEQDWKQVLHHAGEKLAADLGVQWVFLLAHNSLTQAFDVLFQYPAPRGRDRHPPFPPLQKMDWQLLETATTAIALEDYSHELRLYSWKEVLGKLNLQSLLVATTTPGHALEALLLVGRTEPTVWGKSQQTLVQEVARTLGLISHQWQLQKTNTQQEQVRSAMLAGLTALQRTQNLERIELTGLQQIMNLMQVPLVALVTWRPGQTVGSIVAPPPGHPKFAIRNEAEIAIYEDPLLHSALMASQADVTSNPYAWLIQTTAAELDPRTREWLSGPDIGQILAIALRTDPEYEPSGVLIVADRRDRLWSTLHLEAFITLVNHLAWAHRSTSLIQMLTQGWQTLEILNWYKHRRLEQVYSQLAGLCNQLTQWVQQHPEADPLLRRLGTLLQTQLESLHPLLSHEVWQLDKTTDTAGLAVLLKRVMDRIENWKQRKQLWIQVHNQPVLTLNGDISKLEFILYELLLFACQRSPSQGRIDIWCQQIEGMGQGGKMQSWLELSITDNGEVEPQLLIKLHQLEHLDWLAPSSLDQPPGRHLKVCFHLCQRLGYNLDMYKLEDGRFLSRLLIPLNNSDTGTFELQSSQPRQ from the coding sequence ATGACCTCTGCCAAATCCTCAAAGGTCAGCCCCGCTTTGGCGGCACTGGTCAACACCATTAAACAACTGCAACAGCAAGAGCAAATTGGCGGACTTATTGCTCCTTTGGTGAGCTTTGCCAAAGAAACCCTCGGCATGTCCTTTGTCTGGCTGGGGCTGTACAATGACGCCACCAAACAACTCATTGGCCAAGGGGGAACCACACCCGTTGGTGATCATCCCTTTCTCAAGCAGAAACTGACCCTTGCCCCCGGTAGCCTTCTCGATCAGGTGTTGATGAACCGGAAGCCCATTAGTTTGCCCAGTCTCAAAGAGGAAGCACGTCTAGCAGAGTTGCGGGAAGCGGCCACCCGTTTGGGCATTCAAGGCACGGCCATCTATCCCATTATTCGTCATCGTCAACCCCTCGGCATTCTCATGATCGGTTCCACCACATGGGGCGATACCCTGCGGGGGGATGATTTGGCTCACATGAGCCTCTTGGTGAGTGCCCTTGGCGCAGAACTGGAAGGCCTGACAGCCGCCCAAGCCACCAAAACAACGAAAACAGCGCCGGAAGGAAAGCAAGCGGCTGCTCCCACAATTACCAGTGATGACCCTGTACGCTATCTGCTGCAAGAGGCCAGTCGTGCCCCTAGCTTGGGTCAACGCATTGAAGCCCTGTTGCTGGCAGTACACCAATTCTGTCAACCGCAACGTACCAGCCTCTTTTGGCGAGATTTGGAGCAACCCCTCTATCGGCGGCGCAGTTACACCGTTGGCAAACCCCAGAGTCGCGAGAGCCAGCGGCAACCCTTAGCGATTACACAGCAGGAGTTGGCGGGTTGTTACACTGCCCTTGCCAGCGGCCAAACCGTGAGTGTCAGTGATAGTCAAAGTGTGGTCAGTGCCACTGCCCCCTTACGGCTGATGCAAATGCTGAATTGCCGCGCCCTTGTGGCAACCCCGATTCTGGTGGGCACGGACGTGGTGGGCTTTCTCACATTGGAGCGCAATGAGCCTTACCCTTGGAATGACACCGAGAAGAAACTCCTCCAAGTCACCGCAGAACTACTGGCCTTAGCTGCCCCCACTGAACGCCTCGAGCACCTCTTGGTGCAGACCCAGCGCGCCCAAAGCTTGGTGAGTGAGTTGGCTCAAGCCATCTGTGATGAGCAGGACTGGAAGCAGGTGCTTCACCATGCGGGCGAAAAGTTAGCCGCGGATTTAGGGGTACAGTGGGTCTTTTTGCTAGCCCATAACTCCCTGACCCAAGCCTTTGATGTCCTATTCCAGTATCCAGCCCCCCGCGGGCGCGATCGCCATCCACCCTTCCCGCCACTACAAAAAATGGATTGGCAACTCCTGGAAACGGCAACAACCGCCATTGCCCTTGAGGACTACAGCCATGAACTGCGCCTCTACTCTTGGAAAGAGGTTCTCGGCAAGCTGAATCTCCAGTCCCTCCTCGTGGCAACCACCACCCCCGGCCATGCTTTGGAGGCCCTGCTGTTGGTGGGGCGCACTGAACCCACGGTTTGGGGCAAAAGTCAGCAAACCCTCGTGCAGGAGGTGGCGCGCACCCTTGGCCTGATTAGCCATCAGTGGCAATTGCAAAAGACGAATACGCAGCAGGAGCAGGTGCGATCGGCGATGTTGGCGGGTCTGACGGCACTGCAACGCACCCAAAACCTCGAGCGCATTGAACTGACGGGCTTGCAGCAGATCATGAATTTGATGCAGGTGCCCCTTGTGGCCTTAGTGACGTGGCGACCCGGTCAGACGGTTGGCTCGATTGTGGCACCGCCTCCCGGCCATCCCAAATTTGCCATTCGCAACGAGGCTGAGATTGCCATCTATGAGGATCCGCTGCTCCACAGTGCCCTGATGGCTTCCCAAGCCGATGTCACCAGCAATCCCTACGCTTGGTTGATTCAGACCACGGCAGCAGAACTAGATCCGCGTACCCGCGAGTGGCTGTCAGGGCCAGACATTGGCCAAATTTTGGCGATCGCCCTGCGCACAGACCCAGAATACGAACCTTCCGGCGTACTGATTGTGGCCGATCGTCGCGATCGCCTGTGGTCAACCTTGCACCTAGAGGCCTTCATTACCCTTGTCAACCATTTGGCGTGGGCACACCGCAGTACCTCCCTCATTCAAATGCTCACCCAAGGCTGGCAAACCCTTGAAATCCTCAACTGGTACAAGCACCGTCGCCTTGAACAGGTCTATAGCCAACTCGCAGGTCTCTGCAATCAGTTGACGCAATGGGTTCAGCAGCACCCTGAGGCGGATCCCCTGCTGCGGCGCTTGGGCACACTCCTGCAAACCCAGTTGGAATCTCTCCATCCCCTCTTGAGTCATGAGGTATGGCAACTGGACAAAACAACTGACACAGCGGGCTTAGCTGTGCTCCTAAAACGGGTGATGGATCGCATTGAAAATTGGAAGCAGCGCAAACAACTGTGGATTCAAGTGCACAATCAACCTGTCCTCACCCTCAATGGCGACATTAGCAAGCTGGAGTTCATTCTCTATGAGCTGCTGCTTTTTGCCTGCCAGCGATCGCCCTCCCAAGGCCGTATTGACATCTGGTGCCAACAAATTGAAGGCATGGGTCAGGGGGGCAAAATGCAGTCTTGGCTGGAACTGTCAATCACCGACAATGGGGAAGTAGAGCCACAGTTACTCATTAAACTACACCAACTCGAACATCTCGACTGGCTGGCTCCCTCTAGCCTTGATCAGCCCCCCGGCCGACACCTCAAAGTCTGCTTTCACCTGTGTCAACGCTTGGGCTACAACCTCGATATGTATAAGTTAGAGGATGGCCGTTTCCTGAGTCGTCTGCTCATTCCGCTGAATAATAGCGACACGGGTACCTTTGAACTACAATCCTCACAGCCGCGCCAATGA
- a CDS encoding S-layer homology domain-containing protein — protein sequence MSSSTLALIAIRPAQAQSRFTDTQGIWAQACIDHLASRNIISGYPDGTFRPFAAVTRAEYAAMLQRAFPNAPVVRAPSTFNDVPSTFWAASAIQNATRTGFLSGYPGNVFQPNQSIPRVQAIVALASGLQYPTPPSVEGVLAQFNDAAAIPAYGRTGVAAATAKQVVVNYPNVQFLNPNQLATRADIAAFLCQATRAPGAQALVPTQYIAGVGTTSPTAITLPAGQQIPARFPDAERIVLSPNETVAIRLVTAADVRDSQGRLVIPVGSEIFGQIQPAEGGSQFVANTVVINNRQLPIAANSQVIRTIRDARDPNIGNVFRNAAIGSAVAAGISGLAGDRKITPLKVLTGTVTGAAIETNQGRPATSIIRDTLIGAALATGASAVIGDRKITPEKVITGAAAGATIGGVIDPAVQRLVVVDANTDLGLTLTQPFNVSQ from the coding sequence ATGAGTTCTAGCACCCTTGCGCTGATTGCGATTCGTCCTGCCCAAGCCCAATCCCGTTTTACGGATACCCAAGGCATCTGGGCACAGGCCTGTATTGACCACCTTGCTAGCCGCAATATCATCAGTGGCTATCCCGATGGCACCTTCCGTCCCTTTGCAGCGGTCACCCGTGCTGAATATGCCGCAATGCTGCAACGGGCATTCCCCAATGCGCCAGTGGTGCGTGCCCCCAGCACGTTTAACGATGTCCCTAGCACGTTTTGGGCAGCGAGTGCGATTCAAAATGCCACCCGTACCGGCTTCTTGAGTGGCTACCCCGGCAATGTTTTTCAGCCCAATCAAAGTATTCCGCGTGTTCAGGCGATCGTGGCCTTGGCCAGTGGCTTGCAATATCCCACACCACCTTCTGTGGAGGGGGTCTTAGCCCAGTTCAATGATGCCGCAGCAATTCCCGCCTATGGACGTACGGGGGTGGCGGCTGCCACTGCTAAACAGGTGGTGGTGAACTATCCCAATGTGCAGTTTCTGAACCCCAATCAACTGGCTACCCGTGCCGATATTGCTGCTTTCCTCTGTCAAGCAACCCGTGCCCCGGGTGCTCAAGCTTTAGTACCAACGCAGTACATTGCGGGTGTCGGCACAACCTCACCCACTGCCATTACTCTACCGGCGGGTCAGCAAATTCCAGCCCGCTTCCCGGATGCTGAGCGGATTGTCCTTAGTCCCAATGAGACGGTTGCCATTCGCTTGGTGACCGCTGCCGATGTCCGCGATAGCCAAGGTCGTCTGGTGATTCCCGTGGGCAGTGAAATTTTTGGTCAAATCCAGCCTGCTGAAGGAGGCTCCCAATTTGTCGCTAATACGGTGGTGATCAATAATCGCCAACTCCCGATCGCGGCTAATTCCCAAGTAATTCGTACGATTCGTGATGCCCGTGACCCCAACATTGGCAATGTCTTCCGCAATGCGGCCATTGGTTCGGCGGTAGCGGCGGGGATTTCTGGCTTGGCGGGAGACCGCAAGATTACGCCCCTGAAAGTGCTCACGGGGACAGTGACGGGAGCAGCGATTGAAACCAACCAAGGACGGCCTGCCACCTCCATTATTCGCGATACGCTGATTGGTGCCGCTTTGGCCACCGGTGCTTCTGCGGTGATTGGCGATCGCAAGATTACGCCCGAAAAAGTGATTACTGGTGCAGCGGCTGGCGCCACGATTGGTGGTGTCATTGATCCAGCGGTGCAGCGACTGGTGGTCGTTGATGCCAATACGGATTTGGGCTTGACCCTGACTCAACCCTTTAATGTCTCGCAATAG
- a CDS encoding MlaE family lipid ABC transporter permease subunit produces MKWPRLQWRAHRSVRRLGAAFLLAGEVTFHLLRGRISLRNLIEQMALVGPASLSVALVTAAFVGMVFTIQVAREFITFGATSAVGGVLAIALARELGPVLTAVVLAGRVGSAFAAEIGTMKVTEQIDALYMLGTDPVDYLVVPRFIACVLMLPILNILALVTGLWGGLIIADSLYGIPRGVYIESIQNFLQPWDLWSSMIKSGIFGGVVAIIGCNWGMTTTGGAKGVGQSTTAAVVISLLAIFILNFFLSWALFGGNSSLVPTL; encoded by the coding sequence ATGAAATGGCCACGGCTTCAGTGGCGTGCTCATCGGAGTGTACGACGCTTGGGGGCAGCCTTTCTTTTGGCGGGGGAGGTAACCTTTCATCTGCTGCGGGGACGGATTAGCCTGCGCAACTTGATCGAGCAAATGGCCTTGGTGGGGCCTGCCTCCCTCAGTGTTGCCTTAGTTACGGCAGCTTTTGTGGGCATGGTGTTTACGATTCAGGTCGCCCGTGAATTTATTACCTTTGGTGCCACCTCTGCCGTGGGTGGCGTGCTGGCGATCGCCCTAGCGCGGGAACTTGGGCCGGTGCTGACAGCGGTGGTACTCGCCGGACGGGTTGGCTCCGCCTTTGCCGCTGAAATTGGCACCATGAAAGTCACTGAGCAAATTGATGCCCTCTATATGTTAGGCACAGACCCTGTGGATTATCTAGTGGTGCCACGGTTTATTGCCTGTGTGCTGATGTTGCCAATTCTCAATATCTTGGCATTGGTGACAGGGCTGTGGGGGGGCTTGATTATTGCCGATTCTCTTTACGGCATTCCCCGTGGCGTCTATATTGAGTCCATTCAGAACTTTTTGCAGCCTTGGGATCTGTGGAGTTCGATGATCAAGTCGGGTATTTTTGGGGGTGTGGTGGCCATCATTGGCTGCAATTGGGGCATGACAACCACGGGGGGCGCTAAAGGGGTGGGTCAATCCACCACGGCGGCGGTGGTGATCTCACTATTGGCGATCTTTATTCTCAACTTTTTCCTGTCTTGGGCACTCTTTGGTGGCAACAGTAGCCTCGTACCCACGTTGTAG
- a CDS encoding cation:proton antiporter — protein sequence MESSAELTALFVITVVLGIGAQVTAYWLHLPSIVLLLLAGILSGPSGLGLVHPEVLGEGLEVLVPLCVALILFEGGLSLDLTRADQDITGSLWKLVSIGGLITLVGGAMAAHWIGEFPWQLAFLYASLVVVTGPTVVGPLLRQVGVEHKLAVILEGEGVLIDPIGAILAVMVLNVVLNQDLGVGAIALGIGQRLAVGTLVGGIGGWCLNRFLRRAWFLAEDLRNLLVLAVLWGLFWVSDQLVSESGLMTAVVLGLVLRWSDVPGSRLLRRFKGQLSTLSISVLFVLLAADLSIAGLLELGWSGVLTVLCLMFLIRPLGVVLCTWGSDLSWQQKAFLSWIAPRGIVAASVASLFAIRLTNAGISGGDAIKGQVFLTILMTVFGQGLTARWMATQLNVRAQGASGVMIAGCTPLGRLLARILRDRGEEVVMIDTDPEAVEHARREHLPVYLSSALDLNILQEAGITQLGTYLAVTSNTEVNAVLAQRVLEEFHPPRVLAALELEDCPLGLSPAFAPQLSIKKWNQYINTEAVRLGELVIEEERSQLQRQHLEALVRSGKVLPLLVERPEGLRVVRANEEWQVGDRLIYLLHSPKPHTLPAALISGWQMNTQVESVLVPSEAPTAKGT from the coding sequence ATGGAAAGTAGTGCCGAACTCACCGCCTTGTTCGTCATCACTGTGGTTTTGGGAATTGGTGCCCAAGTCACTGCCTACTGGCTTCATCTTCCTAGCATTGTCCTGTTGTTACTCGCGGGTATTCTTTCGGGACCCAGTGGCTTGGGGCTTGTGCATCCAGAGGTGTTGGGCGAAGGCCTAGAAGTGTTAGTGCCTCTGTGCGTCGCCTTGATTCTCTTTGAGGGGGGCTTGAGTTTAGATCTCACCCGCGCTGATCAAGATATTACAGGCAGTCTTTGGAAATTAGTGAGTATCGGTGGCTTGATCACCCTAGTAGGGGGAGCCATGGCTGCCCATTGGATTGGCGAATTTCCGTGGCAACTGGCCTTTCTCTACGCCTCCCTCGTGGTGGTGACTGGGCCTACGGTTGTGGGACCTCTGCTGCGGCAAGTGGGGGTAGAGCATAAGCTGGCGGTCATTCTCGAAGGGGAAGGGGTACTGATTGACCCTATTGGTGCCATTTTGGCGGTGATGGTGCTGAACGTAGTTCTCAATCAAGACTTGGGTGTAGGGGCGATCGCCCTTGGCATTGGACAGCGCTTGGCTGTGGGAACCTTAGTTGGCGGTATTGGTGGCTGGTGTCTCAATCGCTTCCTACGGCGCGCTTGGTTTTTGGCCGAGGACTTGCGAAACCTCTTAGTGCTGGCGGTACTGTGGGGGCTGTTTTGGGTCTCAGATCAACTGGTGAGTGAATCCGGTCTGATGACAGCGGTGGTTCTTGGTCTAGTGCTGCGCTGGTCAGATGTGCCGGGGAGCCGTTTGCTGCGGCGCTTTAAGGGGCAATTGAGTACCCTTTCCATCTCAGTGTTATTTGTCCTACTGGCTGCGGATCTCTCGATTGCGGGTCTGTTGGAGCTAGGTTGGTCGGGGGTGCTCACGGTGTTGTGCCTGATGTTCCTCATCCGTCCCCTTGGCGTTGTCCTGTGTACGTGGGGCAGTGATCTCAGTTGGCAACAAAAAGCCTTTCTCAGTTGGATTGCGCCGCGGGGAATTGTTGCGGCTTCAGTGGCATCCCTTTTTGCGATTCGCTTAACCAATGCGGGAATTAGTGGCGGCGATGCCATCAAGGGACAAGTGTTCCTGACGATTTTGATGACCGTTTTTGGCCAAGGCTTAACGGCTCGCTGGATGGCAACGCAACTGAATGTGCGTGCCCAAGGGGCTTCAGGGGTGATGATTGCTGGCTGTACGCCCTTGGGTCGTTTGTTGGCGCGGATTTTGCGCGATCGCGGCGAAGAGGTGGTGATGATTGACACCGATCCCGAGGCGGTTGAACACGCCCGTCGCGAACACCTGCCCGTCTATCTCAGTAGTGCCCTTGACCTGAACATTTTGCAGGAGGCGGGGATTACCCAGTTGGGTACTTATCTTGCAGTTACCAGTAATACGGAAGTAAATGCTGTCTTGGCACAGCGCGTCCTCGAGGAATTTCACCCGCCACGGGTCTTGGCTGCCCTTGAGTTAGAGGATTGTCCCTTGGGGTTGAGTCCCGCCTTTGCCCCCCAACTGTCAATCAAAAAATGGAACCAGTATATCAACACTGAGGCGGTTCGTTTGGGGGAACTGGTGATTGAGGAGGAGCGATCCCAGTTGCAACGTCAACACCTCGAAGCTCTAGTGCGTTCTGGCAAAGTCTTGCCCCTGCTTGTGGAACGGCCAGAGGGATTGCGGGTGGTGCGAGCCAATGAAGAGTGGCAAGTGGGCGATCGCCTGATTTACCTACTGCACAGTCCGAAACCCCATACTCTGCCTGCGGCGCTCATTTCTGGCTGGCAAATGAATACCCAAGTGGAATCAGTACTGGTTCCCAGCGAAGCCCCGACTGCTAAGGGAACCTAA
- a CDS encoding RNA recognition motif domain-containing protein — protein sequence MTLYIGNLSYEATENDLREVFEKYGAIRRIVLPVDRETGKRRGFAFVELVDETQEAAAIDDLDGATWLGRVLKVNKAKPKQPGGQSNSAF from the coding sequence ATGACACTGTACATCGGCAACCTCTCCTATGAGGCCACTGAAAACGATCTTCGCGAAGTTTTTGAAAAATATGGTGCCATTCGCCGGATTGTGTTGCCGGTGGATCGCGAGACGGGCAAGCGGCGGGGCTTTGCTTTTGTCGAACTGGTGGATGAAACTCAGGAGGCCGCTGCCATTGATGATCTTGACGGTGCAACATGGCTAGGACGGGTGCTCAAGGTCAACAAGGCGAAGCCAAAACAACCTGGGGGGCAGTCAAACTCTGCCTTCTAA
- a CDS encoding DUF1818 family protein: MELRVGQGWRVGWRKDQFYAGLVGAEDWATELTREEFKAFVDLFCQLHEQLLAIAPELMPEEMITLSGSNNAVHLELEGYPHAYRLHLIVLGDRRVEGTWPAPVPPDFLLTCCELQHRIAEGQSLE; the protein is encoded by the coding sequence GTGGAGCTGCGGGTAGGGCAAGGCTGGCGAGTGGGCTGGCGCAAGGATCAATTCTATGCGGGGCTGGTAGGTGCTGAGGATTGGGCAACAGAACTCACCCGTGAAGAGTTCAAGGCATTTGTGGATTTATTTTGTCAACTCCACGAGCAGCTTTTGGCGATCGCCCCCGAATTGATGCCAGAGGAAATGATTACCCTCAGTGGCAGCAACAACGCTGTGCACTTGGAATTAGAGGGCTATCCCCATGCCTATCGTCTGCATCTGATTGTGTTGGGCGATCGCCGCGTTGAGGGGACATGGCCTGCCCCGGTGCCCCCAGACTTTCTCCTTACCTGCTGTGAGTTGCAGCACAGGATTGCGGAGGGGCAAAGTTTAGAATAG
- a CDS encoding DUF3172 domain-containing protein gives MPRRSPSPPRPQTRRPPQPESKSPLNTRTLAVLGGVFIIGVGVGVTFSKTTTLNPDNVASTQFIDQAAPNPDICVQFGASAIAVDTRIFVTFNPFSVFVSQPLMQPGCVIRANNVALLEQRQLITGEQLRSCRQRLNTFGYVGNLEGKPEISCVYQSTTDKNLFLKLSGLGNGAAGETGNF, from the coding sequence ATGCCTCGACGTTCGCCATCCCCACCGCGTCCTCAAACCCGTCGGCCTCCCCAGCCAGAATCGAAGTCACCGCTGAATACCCGCACTTTGGCCGTGTTGGGGGGGGTCTTTATTATTGGCGTCGGCGTGGGTGTCACCTTTAGCAAAACCACGACCCTCAACCCTGATAATGTGGCCTCAACGCAGTTTATTGATCAGGCGGCGCCGAATCCTGATATTTGCGTGCAATTTGGCGCGAGCGCGATCGCGGTGGATACGCGGATTTTTGTCACCTTTAACCCCTTTTCGGTCTTTGTCTCCCAACCCTTGATGCAGCCGGGGTGTGTGATTCGTGCCAATAACGTTGCCCTTTTAGAACAGCGACAACTGATTACGGGTGAACAATTGCGCAGTTGTCGGCAGCGGCTGAATACCTTTGGCTATGTGGGCAACCTTGAAGGCAAACCTGAAATAAGCTGCGTTTATCAGAGCACAACAGATAAAAACCTCTTCCTCAAACTCTCAGGCTTGGGTAATGGTGCTGCGGGTGAAACCGGTAATTTCTAG
- a CDS encoding DUF2499 domain-containing protein: protein MHALSIPTWMVHISSVLEWMAAIWFVAQLDRRCPEQGWRWLAWAMLPALVSAMCACTWHYFDNAATLAWLVDLQALFTFIGNCTLCGAAAWLWWRSRSVSSP, encoded by the coding sequence ATGCACGCTCTATCAATTCCCACATGGATGGTGCATATTTCCAGTGTGCTGGAGTGGATGGCCGCTATTTGGTTTGTGGCACAACTGGATCGCCGCTGTCCGGAGCAGGGATGGCGGTGGTTGGCGTGGGCAATGTTGCCAGCGTTGGTGAGTGCCATGTGTGCCTGTACGTGGCATTACTTCGATAATGCAGCAACACTGGCTTGGTTGGTGGATCTGCAAGCGCTGTTCACGTTCATTGGCAACTGTACCCTCTGTGGTGCGGCGGCATGGCTGTGGTGGCGATCGCGATCCGTCTCCTCTCCTTAA
- a CDS encoding NAD-dependent malic enzyme produces the protein MVKLTPTPAYSLTLRLETSLDPAELGTVLQVIGRQQGQVGSITLIEKTANKILRELVVVAASHDHAEAIVNAVKCDTQATLLEVSDRTFRLHEGGKITVKSKHPLQEYDDLAMAYTPGVGRVSQAIADDPQLVHKLTVKSHTVAIVSDGSAVLGLGNIGPEAALPVMEGKAMLFQEFAGLDAFPICLSTQDVDEIVATVKRIAPVFGGINLEDISAPRCFEIEARLQAELDIPVFHDDQHGTAIVTLAALKNALQLVGKSLETVRIVINGAGAAGIAVARLLRKAGAKDLILCNRRGILSMQGELTPAQQEFAVTQTGTLADALGEADVFIGLSAPGVLTLEMVQRMAKEAIVFAMANPVPEIQPELIYDHVAVVATGRSDYPNQINNVLAFPGVFKGTLACRAPRMTEEMFLAAAAAIAALVSPSELNSAYIIPSVFDPRVAPAVAKAVEECARSLGLARA, from the coding sequence ATGGTTAAGCTCACCCCGACGCCCGCCTACAGTCTGACACTGCGCTTAGAAACCTCTTTAGATCCAGCAGAATTAGGCACCGTACTTCAAGTCATTGGTAGGCAACAAGGGCAAGTGGGTTCCATCACCCTCATCGAGAAAACCGCCAACAAAATCCTGCGGGAACTGGTGGTGGTGGCTGCTAGCCACGATCATGCTGAGGCCATTGTCAATGCGGTAAAGTGTGACACTCAAGCCACGTTGCTCGAGGTGAGCGATCGCACGTTTCGGCTCCATGAGGGCGGCAAAATCACCGTCAAAAGCAAGCATCCCCTTCAAGAATACGACGACCTGGCCATGGCCTATACGCCGGGTGTGGGTCGGGTCTCCCAAGCGATCGCTGATGATCCGCAATTGGTGCACAAACTCACGGTCAAAAGCCATACCGTGGCCATTGTTAGTGATGGCAGTGCAGTTTTGGGATTAGGCAATATCGGCCCAGAGGCCGCCCTACCAGTTATGGAGGGCAAAGCAATGCTTTTTCAGGAATTTGCCGGTCTGGACGCCTTTCCCATCTGCTTGAGCACGCAGGATGTGGATGAAATTGTTGCCACTGTCAAGCGCATCGCCCCCGTCTTTGGTGGCATCAACCTCGAGGATATTAGTGCCCCCCGCTGCTTTGAAATCGAAGCCCGCCTGCAAGCGGAATTGGATATTCCTGTCTTTCACGATGACCAGCACGGCACCGCCATTGTTACCCTTGCCGCCCTTAAGAATGCTCTGCAACTAGTGGGTAAATCCTTGGAAACTGTGCGCATTGTCATTAACGGTGCGGGGGCAGCCGGGATTGCCGTGGCACGACTTCTGCGCAAAGCCGGCGCCAAAGACTTAATTTTATGTAATCGCCGAGGCATTCTCTCAATGCAGGGAGAGCTGACTCCCGCTCAACAGGAATTTGCCGTTACCCAAACGGGAACCCTTGCCGATGCCCTTGGGGAGGCCGATGTTTTTATTGGCTTGAGTGCCCCCGGCGTCTTGACATTGGAAATGGTGCAACGCATGGCTAAGGAAGCGATTGTTTTTGCAATGGCCAACCCAGTCCCCGAAATTCAACCAGAACTCATTTATGACCATGTGGCAGTGGTGGCCACTGGGCGCAGTGACTATCCCAATCAAATCAACAATGTGCTGGCTTTTCCGGGAGTGTTTAAGGGCACCCTTGCCTGTCGGGCACCCCGCATGACAGAGGAGATGTTCTTAGCCGCCGCAGCAGCGATCGCGGCCTTGGTCAGTCCCTCGGAACTAAACTCAGCCTATATTATTCCCTCGGTGTTTGATCCACGGGTGGCACCGGCAGTGGCTAAGGCAGTGGAGGAATGCGCGCGATCGCTGGGATTGGCGCGAGCCTAG